GAAAATCCTCCCGGCGCGACAACTGCGAAAATAGGAAGCGCCCGCAGCATCCAGCAGCCGCCGGCGCTTATCCGCTTCCAGTAACTGCCCGCTTCGCCCTACCTACTCACCTCTTCCGAAATGGCTGGTAGAGCGGGCGCCCGAGGCTACACCGCGAACCTGAACGTTATCACGTCCCCGTCGGCCACCCGATAGTCGCGACCCTCGGTGCGCACCGTGCCGTGTTCGCGCGCCGCGTGCATGCTCCCGGCGGCGACCAGGGCGTCCCATGCAATCACCTCTGCCCGGATGAACCCGCGCGCCATATCTGTGTGGATCTCCCCGGCGGCCAGAAGCGCGGTTGTGCCTATCCGGACCGGCCACGCGCGCACCTCGTTAGAGAGCACCGTGAAAAAGCTCACCAGGCCCAGCGTGGCGAATCCCAGGCGAATCACCCTGTTAGCGCCCGGCTCCTCCAGGCCGGTCGCGGCCATGTATTCTCGGGCCTCGTCCGGCGGCAGGTCGCCGAGTTCGGCTTCCAGACGCGCGGCCAGCCCGATGAACGCGCCGCCCTGGCGATCGGCCAGCGCGTGCAATGCCGCAGCCGGGGGGCCTCCGTCGGGAAGGAGGCGCTCGTCGAGGTTGGCCACATAGATGACGGGCTTGGCGGTGAGCAAACGCAGTTCGCGGGCCAGGGCGCACCCTGGGTCCGAAAGCGGTTGCCGCCGCACGGGCACGCCCTCGGCCAGCGCGGCCGCGATGCGTGCCAGCATCGCCCCCTGTTCCCGCGCGGCCGCCTCTCCGGCCTTGGCCCGCGTCGCCGCCCGCTCGCGCGCCCGCTCGACGGTCTCGAGGTCGGCGAGCGCCAGCTCCGTCTCCACGATCTCGGCGTCGCGCACCGGATCCAGGCCGGCCTCATCCAGGGGCGCAGCGGGGTCGGAGAAGCAGCGGACGACATGCGTGATCACGTCCACCTCGCGGATGTGGGCCAGGAACCGGTTGCCCAGCCCTTCCCCGCGGGAGGATCCCTTCACGAGTCCTGCGATGTCAATGAACCGAACGGTCGCCGGCACCGTGCGGGCAGGCAGGATAACCCCGGCCACCGCCTGCAGGCGGGGGTCCGGAACTGCCACCTGCCCCAGGTTGGGCTCTATCGTGGTGAACGGGTAGGCCGCCACGGCTGCGCCTGCCCGTGTCAGCGCGTTGAAGAGCGTGGATTTTCCTGCGTTGGGAAGACCAACCAGTCCGAGTGCGAGACTCATGGAGCCCTGTCAGGCCTCGTGGGCCGAGTGGACCCTGTTGCCTCCGGACCGCTTGGCGAGGTATTGTGCGCGGTCCACCGCCTCGACCAGCGCTCCGGCCGTAGCACCATCCTGGGGGAAGGCCGCCACGCCAACGCTCATGGTGACGCTGGTTATGATGTCGCCGTTGGCGAGGAGAGGATACGCCTCTACCGTACGGCGCAGGCGCTCAGCAATCTCGTGCGCCGCGGCCGCGCTCGCGCCGGGCAGCACCACCATGAACTCGTCGCCGCCGTATCGAGCGACGACGTCCGAGGGACGGCTGCCGCGCCGCAGCAGGCCTGCGATCGTACGCAGGACCTCGTCCCCGCTCTTGTGTCCGTAGGTGTCGTTGTGGTGCTTGAACCGATCTATCTCGGCCATAATGATGGCGAGTGGCTGCGCATCCCGGCGGGACCGCTCGAGAAACCGCTCGAGCGCCTCATAGAAGTACCTGTGGTTGTACAGCTCGGTGAGCCCGTCCGTGATCGCGAGGCGCTGGGCCTGCTCGTACAGCCGCGCGTTCTGGATCGCCACGACTGCGTAGGAGGCCAGGGTGCCCAACAGGTGCAGGTCGCGCTGCCCGAACGCCGCCAGGCGCGTGCTCTCCACGTTGAAGACGCCCAGCACCTTGCCCTCGGCGATTAGCGGCACGGCCAACTCAGAGCGTACCCGGTCGTCCACCTGGTAGTACCGCGGGTCCGCGCTGACATCGTCCACCATTAGGGGGTTGCCGGTCCGGGCAACCCACCCGCTGATCCCCGTGCCTACGGCCACGCGCACGCCGACCACGGGGTTCTGGTACCCGTAGGCCGCCTCCACGACGAGGTCTCCGGTGGCGGCGTCCACCATGAGCAGCGCGCCGTTCTCGTAGCCGAAGGCACGGCAGGTGACCGAGACCAGGCTTTCCAGCACGGTACGAAGATCGAGCGTGCCGCTCACGGCCTTCGCGGCCTCGAACAGCACCTGCAGCTCGTCGTGCGTCCTGCGCAGGTCCTCGAAGAGCGCGGCGTTTCTCACCGCTATGCTCAACTGCCCGGCGAACTCGGTCAGGAACTCGAAGGCGTGCTGTGTCAGCGGGCGCGCGCGTGTGCCCTCGGCTGTGACCACGCCGGTGGTGACGCCTTCCAGCACAACAGGCACCGCGGCCATGCTAACCGTATCTGCGCTGCCGGAGACGTAATCTGGGTCTTCGCGCACGCTCGCGACGAACTCGGGGCGGCCGCTGCGGACAACGCGCCCCTTTACCCCAGAGGATGCCGGGGTCTCCGCGGGCGCGTCAGGTGAGCCCACCTGCGCGACCAGGCGTAGCAGCGTTCCTTCCAGGCGATGAATCGTGACGCGCGCGATCCCCACACCGTCTGCGAGTTCCGACACCGCGATGCGGCACACTTCGGCGGGGTCCAGCGAAGCGCTCACCGACCCAACGATGCGGTTCAACAGTGCAAGCTCGTTGAGGCGCCGGTCGCCGTGGGCCTGCAGGGCCATCCGCGCCATGGCGGCCGCCACCTGGGCGGCGAACGCCGTGGCCATATCGTTGTCGCCAGAGATGCCTCCGCCTTCGTCATCGTAAACCAGCGCCATCAGACCCACGAACGTCGCGTTGGTCCGCAGCGGAAAGAGGACTGCGGACCGATCCGGGCCTCCTCCTGGATCTGCCGGCAGGCCGGCCAGCACGTGCGGCCGGGCCCCTGGTGCGGTGTACCGGCTGCGGCCGTCCTGGGCACGCGCGACCACGGCGCGATGGTATTCGTCGGACAGTCCGGCCCCAAACGCCTCCCTGATGGGGCCCTGACCGTCCCAGGCCAACAGCATGCAGCGGCCTGCTCCAAACAGGTCGCGCGCTCCCTCCGCGACCAGCGTGAAGATGGTCTGCAGGTCCGCGGCCCTGCCAATCCGGCCGAACAGCTCGGCTGCCAGCTGGAGGCGGGCGTTCCGCACCTTCAGCGCGGCGCACGCGCGGGCGTTCTCAATCGCGGCCGCTCCCTGGGCCGCGGTCGCCTCAATAATCGCGGTCTCGGCCGCAGAGAAGGGGCGCGGCTCGGTGCGCACCACGGTCAGGGTTCCCACCGGCCGGCCCTGGTGGATCATGGGCGAGGTCAGCGCGTGGCGGCCCTCGGGCAGACCCAGGAGCACCAGGCAGCGGCAGGCCGGCAACTGATCATCGCCGGCCATGGTGGAGGCAATGGAACGGCGTTCGCGGACGGCGCGCACCGCGTCGCGCAGCTTCCCTGGCTCGGCATCCAGGCCTACGCGCAGCCGTCTCACCTCTTCCTCGTCCGTGCCGTATGCCGCCTGGCCGCGCAGTTCGCGGCGCACGCCTTCGTAGATCGCCAGCAGCGCGTACCTTGCGCCCAGCGCCTCCGCCGATCGCCTCACCAGGAACCGGCACGCCTCGTCAACATCGAGCGTGGCACTCGGAGCAAACCCAAGGTGCTGGAGCGCAACAAGCCGTTCCCCCTGGCGCCGGCCCTCCTCCAACTGGCGAGCGTTCCGCATGGCCACAGCGGCATATCCTGCAAGGGTGGCGACCAGATACTCGTGCCGGGCCGTGAAGTGACTGCGGTCGGCCTCGGCAAAGGCCATCGCTCCCCAGACCTCCCCGGCGGCCGCCAGCGGGACGACCAGCACAGAAAGAACCGCGCCCGTGCCGGCGAGCGGCCGGAGGCGTGGGTTGCGGCTGCGATCGCGCTCGTAGTCGCCGGACCGCACTGGCCGGCCGGACCGCATGACCTCAGCGACGAGCCCGGCCAGCTCGATCTGACCCACGGCCTCGCCGTTCTTGGTGCCGGTACCGTGAACCTGGACGGCCCCGGGTTCACCAGGCAGGCGCAGCCATACCAATGCTGTATCCGAGACCACCAATCTTTCCATGGCCGAGGCAGTGGCCTGTGCTACCTCATCCGTGTTCTCGGAGCGGCCGATCTCCAACGCTGCGGCGTGAAGCACCTCCAGCTCTGCCGATGCCTGCCTCCCTCCCGTGAACACCACCAGCACAACCGAGAACATCGCCACCGGGGCGGCTACCAGCAGCGCAAGCAGCGGCAGGCTGCCGTTGATGACCATTCCGGCTATCGAGCCAAACCCGAACAGCAGGATCGTGTTGATGGTCTCGACCCCAACGTTGGCTCCCAACACGCCAGCGAACGCCCGTCGCCGCCGCAGGGCAATGTACCAGTTCACCAGCACCGCGGAAACGGCC
This portion of the Armatimonadota bacterium genome encodes:
- the ychF gene encoding redox-regulated ATPase YchF is translated as MSLALGLVGLPNAGKSTLFNALTRAGAAVAAYPFTTIEPNLGQVAVPDPRLQAVAGVILPARTVPATVRFIDIAGLVKGSSRGEGLGNRFLAHIREVDVITHVVRCFSDPAAPLDEAGLDPVRDAEIVETELALADLETVERARERAATRAKAGEAAAREQGAMLARIAAALAEGVPVRRQPLSDPGCALARELRLLTAKPVIYVANLDERLLPDGGPPAAALHALADRQGGAFIGLAARLEAELGDLPPDEAREYMAATGLEEPGANRVIRLGFATLGLVSFFTVLSNEVRAWPVRIGTTALLAAGEIHTDMARGFIRAEVIAWDALVAAGSMHAAREHGTVRTEGRDYRVADGDVITFRFAV
- a CDS encoding GAF domain-containing protein; this translates as MTAGSRLRVAYPWAVVAAAAAAMAAAISTAAWPPAQGFALLCMAGVVASALRVPMPAGGYQTLRPAVAAAGLGLFGAAPAAVAMAGGAVLGDGLLRRRPLRVTLFNAAQATLATLAAGSVAAQVQPGFAGWASRLPRVHESMDLALAILAAAAAFTAVSAVLVNWYIALRRRRAFAGVLGANVGVETINTILLFGFGSIAGMVINGSLPLLALLVAAPVAMFSVVLVVFTGGRQASAELEVLHAAALEIGRSENTDEVAQATASAMERLVVSDTALVWLRLPGEPGAVQVHGTGTKNGEAVGQIELAGLVAEVMRSGRPVRSGDYERDRSRNPRLRPLAGTGAVLSVLVVPLAAAGEVWGAMAFAEADRSHFTARHEYLVATLAGYAAVAMRNARQLEEGRRQGERLVALQHLGFAPSATLDVDEACRFLVRRSAEALGARYALLAIYEGVRRELRGQAAYGTDEEEVRRLRVGLDAEPGKLRDAVRAVRERRSIASTMAGDDQLPACRCLVLLGLPEGRHALTSPMIHQGRPVGTLTVVRTEPRPFSAAETAIIEATAAQGAAAIENARACAALKVRNARLQLAAELFGRIGRAADLQTIFTLVAEGARDLFGAGRCMLLAWDGQGPIREAFGAGLSDEYHRAVVARAQDGRSRYTAPGARPHVLAGLPADPGGGPDRSAVLFPLRTNATFVGLMALVYDDEGGGISGDNDMATAFAAQVAAAMARMALQAHGDRRLNELALLNRIVGSVSASLDPAEVCRIAVSELADGVGIARVTIHRLEGTLLRLVAQVGSPDAPAETPASSGVKGRVVRSGRPEFVASVREDPDYVSGSADTVSMAAVPVVLEGVTTGVVTAEGTRARPLTQHAFEFLTEFAGQLSIAVRNAALFEDLRRTHDELQVLFEAAKAVSGTLDLRTVLESLVSVTCRAFGYENGALLMVDAATGDLVVEAAYGYQNPVVGVRVAVGTGISGWVARTGNPLMVDDVSADPRYYQVDDRVRSELAVPLIAEGKVLGVFNVESTRLAAFGQRDLHLLGTLASYAVVAIQNARLYEQAQRLAITDGLTELYNHRYFYEALERFLERSRRDAQPLAIIMAEIDRFKHHNDTYGHKSGDEVLRTIAGLLRRGSRPSDVVARYGGDEFMVVLPGASAAAAHEIAERLRRTVEAYPLLANGDIITSVTMSVGVAAFPQDGATAGALVEAVDRAQYLAKRSGGNRVHSAHEA